From Flavobacteriales bacterium, one genomic window encodes:
- a CDS encoding CPBP family intramembrane metalloprotease, whose protein sequence is MNNTTFNSFSPIQLLLLFIGVTFISAILFSFLGASLASFLFDIQLNEIALRDYAVIENIRAVKLITLFSHLGMFIVPSFLLLYIAKTSFLDFFIPKQLGSRYWWIIPILLIGVSLLSEWSLYLNEQIDFNVFSQKLANDIAISQAERDETIQAFIGGTWRSFLVNTFLIALVPAIGEELTFRGVLQPLLIRVSDKKHATVIFVAFVFAFIHFQFMDFIPRFVLGIVYGYVYYYSKNIFSTILLHFFNNFLALSIAFYAVRNQQDLMTESSGNIFILITGLVFTIGGLLLIQKK, encoded by the coding sequence GTGAATAACACTACTTTTAATTCGTTTAGTCCAATTCAATTGTTACTTTTATTTATCGGGGTAACATTTATTTCAGCGATTTTATTTTCGTTTTTAGGGGCTAGTCTAGCCAGTTTTCTGTTTGATATTCAGTTAAATGAAATCGCTTTAAGAGATTATGCTGTAATCGAAAACATTAGGGCAGTTAAGTTAATCACATTGTTTTCACATTTAGGAATGTTTATAGTTCCTTCTTTTTTACTGTTGTACATAGCTAAAACCTCATTTTTAGATTTTTTTATACCTAAACAATTGGGGAGTCGTTATTGGTGGATTATCCCGATCTTGTTGATAGGTGTTTCTCTATTAAGTGAATGGAGTTTGTATTTGAATGAACAAATTGATTTTAATGTATTCTCTCAAAAATTAGCCAATGATATAGCCATAAGTCAAGCAGAAAGAGATGAAACAATTCAAGCTTTTATTGGAGGGACATGGAGGAGTTTTCTAGTCAACACCTTTTTAATAGCTTTAGTGCCAGCAATAGGAGAGGAGCTAACTTTTAGAGGAGTCTTGCAACCTTTGTTGATCCGGGTGAGTGATAAAAAACATGCTACAGTAATATTTGTGGCATTCGTTTTTGCATTTATTCATTTTCAATTTATGGATTTCATACCACGCTTTGTTTTGGGAATAGTTTATGGTTATGTTTATTATTATTCAAAGAACATTTTTTCGACGATTTTGCTTCACTTTTTTAATAATTTTTTAGCACTGTCAATAGCATTTTATGCCGTGCGTAACCAGCAGGATTTA
- the dusB gene encoding tRNA dihydrouridine synthase DusB, translating to MAKIGNIEIGDFPLLLAPMEDVSDPPFRALCKKYGADVMYTEFISSEGLIRDAAKSVQKLDIFEYERPIGIQIFGNNIESMKQSAEICERANPDIIDINYGCPVKKVAGKGAGAGILRDIPKMVSMTEEIVKSTNLPVTVKTRLGWDDDSKYIVEVAERLQDVGIQALSIHGRTRSQMYKGEADWTLIGEVKNNQRMHIPIFGNGDIDSPQKAVEYKNKYGVDGVMIGRAAIGAPWFFNQVKHYIQHGTEMPPISLAEKVQVVKEHLDFSVKWKGERTGIVEMRRHYANYFKGIENFKPTRMKLVTLDTKEELLEVLNNIR from the coding sequence TTGGCAAAGATAGGAAATATAGAGATAGGAGATTTTCCTTTACTATTGGCTCCAATGGAAGATGTAAGTGATCCTCCTTTTAGAGCTTTATGTAAAAAATATGGTGCAGATGTTATGTATACGGAGTTCATTTCTTCTGAAGGATTGATTCGAGATGCAGCAAAGAGTGTTCAAAAGCTTGACATTTTTGAATATGAACGTCCAATTGGTATACAGATTTTTGGAAACAATATTGAATCCATGAAACAATCTGCCGAAATTTGTGAAAGAGCCAATCCTGACATTATCGACATCAACTATGGATGTCCTGTAAAAAAAGTTGCTGGCAAAGGTGCTGGTGCAGGAATTCTTAGAGACATTCCTAAGATGGTTTCGATGACTGAAGAGATCGTAAAATCAACAAACCTCCCTGTTACTGTTAAAACTCGACTAGGATGGGATGACGACTCCAAATATATTGTTGAAGTTGCTGAACGTTTACAAGATGTTGGTATTCAAGCGCTTTCTATCCATGGCAGAACACGTTCTCAGATGTACAAAGGTGAAGCTGATTGGACTTTGATTGGTGAAGTTAAAAACAACCAACGGATGCACATTCCTATTTTCGGAAATGGAGATATTGACTCTCCTCAAAAAGCTGTTGAATACAAGAACAAATATGGTGTTGATGGTGTTATGATTGGCCGAGCAGCTATTGGAGCTCCATGGTTCTTTAATCAAGTAAAACACTATATTCAACATGGAACTGAAATGCCTCCTATTAGTTTAGCAGAAAAAGTACAAGTCGTAAAAGAACATTTGGATTTCTCTGTAAAATGGAAAGGTGAACGAACTGGAATTGTTGAAATGAGAAGACATTATGCCAACTATTTTAAAGGAATCGAAAACTTCAAGCCAACGCGTATGAAGCTGGTAACTTTAGATACTAAGGAAGAACTTTTAGAAGTATTAAATAATATTCGGTAG
- a CDS encoding cob(I)yrinic acid a,c-diamide adenosyltransferase produces the protein MKVYTKTGDKGETSLFGGKRVLKSNVRIDAYGTSDELNSWIGLIRGQKIEKYHIKTLIEIQDRIFTLGAQLAADPDKPKLKLPKIETPDIEYLETAIDKMDQSLPAMTNFTLPGGNDVVSYCHIARTVCRRCERLIIELTQSAHVDELVIQYVNRLSDYLFVLSRKLTQELDAKEEYWIPRK, from the coding sequence ATGAAAGTATATACGAAAACTGGTGACAAAGGCGAAACGTCATTATTTGGCGGAAAACGTGTCTTAAAATCTAACGTAAGAATTGATGCTTACGGTACTAGTGACGAGCTTAATTCATGGATTGGATTAATTAGAGGACAAAAAATAGAGAAGTACCACATTAAAACATTAATCGAAATTCAGGATCGTATTTTTACACTGGGGGCTCAACTAGCTGCAGATCCTGATAAACCCAAATTAAAACTTCCTAAAATTGAAACTCCTGACATTGAATATCTAGAAACCGCTATCGATAAAATGGATCAAAGCTTACCAGCTATGACTAATTTCACCTTACCAGGTGGAAACGATGTTGTTTCCTATTGCCATATAGCAAGGACTGTTTGTAGAAGATGTGAACGTTTAATTATTGAACTAACACAATCTGCTCATGTTGATGAATTGGTTATTCAATACGTGAATCGTTTGTCTGATTACCTTTTTGTTTTATCGAGAAAGTTAACTCAAGAGCTTGATGCAAAAGAGGAGTATTGGATTCCTAGGAAATAA